A stretch of DNA from Cellulomonas xiejunii:
TCTCCCTGCGGATAGCGGTGTCCGAGGACGCGCGCCGCACCCTCGTCGAGCACCTGGGCGGCGACGCGGTCGTCATCCCCAACGGTGTGTGGGTCGACACGTTCGCGAACGCCGGGACCGACCCGCGCTGGACGGGCACGCCGCAGGCCCCCACGATCGCGTTCCTCGGGCGCCTCGACGAGCCGCGCAAGGGCCTGGCGGTCCTGCTGCGCGCGGTGGGGACCGTGCTCGACACCTACCCGGGCGCGCGGGTCCTCGTGGCCGGCAGCGGCGAGACGGGGCAGGAGCAGGCGCGCGACGTGCTCGGCCCGCGTGCCGGGGCCGTCGAGTTCCTCGGCGGGGTGAGCGAGGAGGACAAGGCCAGGCTCCTCGCGTCGGTGGACGTGTACTGCGCGCCGCAGACCGGCGGCGAGAGCTTCGGCATCGTCCTCGTGGAGGCCATGAGCGCCGGCACGACCGTGGTCGCCAGCGACCTCGGGGCCTTCTCCCGGGTGCTCGACCACGGTGAGGCGGGCGTGCTGTTCCGCAACGGCGACGCCGCCGACCTCGGTGCGACGCTGGTCCGCGTCCTCGGTGACCCGCAGCTGCGTTCCCGCGTGAGCGAGCACGCCTCGCGCGTCGTGCGCCGCTACGACTGGTCGGCCGTCACGGACCAGGTGCTCGCCGTGTACGAGATGGCCGTCGCGGGCGGCGACGCACCTGTCGGGGAGGACCCGTCGTCCCTGCGTGGCGCCCGGCTGATCGAGTTCCGGAGGGGTCGGGCATGAGCGGCTGGTCGGACGGCACGTTGGTCGCCGTCGTCGTCGGTGTCGTGGTGCTGCTGCTGTGGCTGGTGTGGGTCCGCGCGAGCCGCCTCGACCGGTTGCACCGCAAGGTCGCCGCGTCGCGCGCGGTCGTGGACGCCCAGCTCGTGCGGCGCGCGTCCGTCGCGGCCGAGCTCGCCACGAGCGGGCTGCTGGACCCGGCGAGCTCGCTCGTCGTCGACGAGGCGGTCTGGCGGTCGCTCACGTTCGCGCACGCGGGGGACGTCCCCGCCAGGCTGCTGCCCGCGGACCTGCGCGACCAGCTGGACACCACGGCGTCGGTCCACGAGGCCGTGGACCGCGCCCAGGTCGAGAGCGACCTCACGGCGGCCCTGCGGGAGATCCTCGACGACCCCGACGAGGTCGCAGCCCTGGCCGAGGACCCGCTGGGCGGTCGGCTGCTCGAGGATCTCGCAGCCGCGTGGTACCGGGTCCAGCTCGCGCGACGCTTTCACAACGAGGCGGTCGCACAGACCCAGCGGGTGCGCCGCGGCGTCGTGGTGCGGCTCCTGCGCCTCGCCGGCCACGCGCCGGAACCGCGCACGCTCGAGCTCGACGACGCCTGGCCGCACGGGCTCCCGCGCCCGGGTGAGGGCTCCCGCCAGGCGCGGCCCGGCACGCACGGCGTCGAGGCCTGACGTCTCGGCACGCACGGCGCGTCCGCGTGACGGGCACCCCCTCCGCGTCCGTACGGCGACGACCTAGGATGAGCGCGTCCCGACCACGGCGGCCGGCGCCGTCGGTCCCGCCCTGCAGCGCACGACCCTGCAGGCGCCGCGCGTCCCGAAACCACGGATCGAAGAGGTCTGACGTGACCGAGAACCCCCAGCCCGGCGCTGCCGGCGAGGTCGGAACCGCGCGGGTCAAGCGCGGCATGGCCGAGATGCTCAAGGGCGGCGTCATCATGGACGTCGTCACCCCCGAGCAGGCCAAGATCGCCGAGGACGCCGGCGCGGTCGCCGTCATGGCGCTCGAGCGGGTGCCCGCCGACATCCGCGCCCAGGGCGGCGTCGCACGCATGAGCGACCCCGACCTGATCGACGGGATCATCTCGACGGTGTCCATCCCCGTGATGGCCAAGGCCCGCATCGGTCACTTCGTCGAGGCGCAGGTGCTGCAGTCCCTCGGTGTCGACTACGTCGACGAGTCCGAGGTGCTCACGCCCGCCGACTTCGCGCACCACATCGACAAGTGGGCGTTCACCGTGCCGTTCGTCTGCGGTGCGACCAACCTGGGCGAGGCGCTGCGCCGCATCACCGAGGGCGCGGCGATGATCCGCTCGAAGGGTGAGGCCGGCACCGGCGACGTCTCGAACGCGACGACGCACATGCGCACGCTGCGCGACGAGATCCGCCGCCTGACGTCGCTGCCCGAGGACGAGCTGTACCTGGCCGCCAAGGAGCTGCAGGCGCCGTACGAGCTGGTCAAGGAGGTCGCGACGGCCGGGAAGCTGCCCGTCGTGCTGTTCACCGCCGGCGGCATCGCGACCCCCGCGGACGCGGCGATGATGATGCAGCTGGGTGCCGAGGGCGTGTTCGTCGGCTCCGGCATCTTCAAGTCGGGCAACCCCGCGGAGCGCGCGGCCGCCATCGTCAAGGCCACGACGTTCTACGACGACCCGGACGTGATCGCCAAGGTCTCGCGGGGCCTGGGCGAGGCCATGGTCGGCATCAACGTCGACGACGTGCCCGTCCCGCACCGCCTCGCCGAGCGGGGCTGGTGACGACGCCCGACCCGCAGCCGGACCCGCAGGGCACCGGGGCCGCCCCCGTCGAGCGCGCAGGCGCCGACGGTGGCGGCCCCGCTCTGGTCCTGGGGCCGCAGTGGCAGCCCGGACCCGACGGCGTGCTGACCCGTGACGCGGCACGCGTGATCCTGCTGGACGAGGACGACCGGGTGCTCCTCGTCCGCGGCCACGACGTGGACGCCCCGGACCGCTCGTGGTGGTTCACCGTCGGCGGGGGCATCGACGCCGGGGAGGACGCGCGGTCCGCCGCCGTGCGCGAGGTCCGCGAGGAGACTGGCATCGTGCTCGACCCGGGCGAGCTGGTCGGGCCTGTCTACACGCGCTCCGCGCTGTTCGACTTCGCGGCCCGCACGTGCCGCCAGCACGAGGACCTGTTCCTGGCCCGGGTGCGCAGCACCGACCTCGCGCTGACACGCGACGGCTGGACCGACGTGGAACGCGACGTGATCGACGAGCTGCGGTGGTGGGACCTCGACGAGCTGGCCCGCGTCGAGATCGAGGTCTTCCCCGCCGGCCTGGCAGACCTGGTCCGGGACGTCCTGGTGTGGGACGGCGCGCCGCGGCACCTCGGCCTCATGCGCGAGTGAGACGTCCCGACCGGTCACACCGGGAGCGTCACGGCCTGACGGCCGTCGCCGCCTAGGATCGGCGACCGTGAGTCCCACCATCGGTGTCCTGGCACTGCAGGGCGACGTGCGTGAGCACGTCGCCGTCCTGACCTCGCTCGGAGTCGACGCGGTGGGCGTGCGCCGCCCGGCCGAGCTCGACGCCGTCGACGCGCTCGTGATCCCCGGCGGGGAGTCGACGACCATCGACAAGCTGCTGCGTGCGTTCGAGCTCGACGAGCCGGTGCGCGAGCGGCTGCGAGCAGGCATGCCGGCCTACGGCTCGTGCGCGGGGATGATCCTCCTGGCCGACCGGGTCATCGGCGGGATCGATGGTCAGCGCACGCTCGGTGGCGTCGACATCACGGTGCGTCGCAACGCCTTCGGTCGTCAGGTCGACTCGTTCGAGACCGACCTGGTCGTCGACGGCATCGAGGACAGCGCCCAGGTCCCCGTCCACGCGGTCTTCATCCGGGCCCCCTGGGTGGAGGAGGTCGGACCCGCGGCCACCGTGGTGGGCCGCGTCGCGGACGGCCCCGCCGCCGGTAGGATCGTCGCGGTACGCCAGGGCCCGGCGCTCGTGACCTCGTTCCATCCCGAGGTGACCGGGGACCCGCGGGTGCACCGACTGTTCGTGCAGATCGTCCGCGACAGCCTCTGACGTCGCGGCGACCCCCGACCCGTCCGCAACGGCGGTGCCGAGGGGAGCGACGCGGGCGGACCAGCGGAGACGAAGGGGTAACGAGTCATGTCGGGTCACTCCAAGTGGGCCACCACCAAGCACAAGAAGGCCGTCATCGACGCGAAGCGCGGCAAGCTCTTCGCCAAGCTCGTGAAGAACGTGGAGGTGGCCGCCCGCACGGGCGGCGGTGACCCCGCGGGCAACCCGACGCTCTTCGACGCCATCCAGAAGGCCAAGAAGTCGTCCGTCCCCAACGACAACATCGACCGGGCCGTCAAGCGAGGCTCGGGCCAGGAGGCCGGCGGCGCCGACTACCAGTCGATCACG
This window harbors:
- the pdxS gene encoding pyridoxal 5'-phosphate synthase lyase subunit PdxS, with amino-acid sequence MTENPQPGAAGEVGTARVKRGMAEMLKGGVIMDVVTPEQAKIAEDAGAVAVMALERVPADIRAQGGVARMSDPDLIDGIISTVSIPVMAKARIGHFVEAQVLQSLGVDYVDESEVLTPADFAHHIDKWAFTVPFVCGATNLGEALRRITEGAAMIRSKGEAGTGDVSNATTHMRTLRDEIRRLTSLPEDELYLAAKELQAPYELVKEVATAGKLPVVLFTAGGIATPADAAMMMQLGAEGVFVGSGIFKSGNPAERAAAIVKATTFYDDPDVIAKVSRGLGEAMVGINVDDVPVPHRLAERGW
- a CDS encoding glycosyltransferase family 4 protein, which encodes MRVGIVCPYSFDVPGGVQFHVRDLAESLIGRGHEVSVLAPAADDTPVPPYLVAAGRAVPVHYNGSVARMTFGPVTAGRVRRWLAAGQFDVLHLHEPVTPSLGMLALWIADGPVVATFHTSLVRSRPLQMAYPLVRQSLEKISLRIAVSEDARRTLVEHLGGDAVVIPNGVWVDTFANAGTDPRWTGTPQAPTIAFLGRLDEPRKGLAVLLRAVGTVLDTYPGARVLVAGSGETGQEQARDVLGPRAGAVEFLGGVSEEDKARLLASVDVYCAPQTGGESFGIVLVEAMSAGTTVVASDLGAFSRVLDHGEAGVLFRNGDAADLGATLVRVLGDPQLRSRVSEHASRVVRRYDWSAVTDQVLAVYEMAVAGGDAPVGEDPSSLRGARLIEFRRGRA
- the pdxT gene encoding pyridoxal 5'-phosphate synthase glutaminase subunit PdxT produces the protein MSPTIGVLALQGDVREHVAVLTSLGVDAVGVRRPAELDAVDALVIPGGESTTIDKLLRAFELDEPVRERLRAGMPAYGSCAGMILLADRVIGGIDGQRTLGGVDITVRRNAFGRQVDSFETDLVVDGIEDSAQVPVHAVFIRAPWVEEVGPAATVVGRVADGPAAGRIVAVRQGPALVTSFHPEVTGDPRVHRLFVQIVRDSL
- a CDS encoding NUDIX hydrolase, which translates into the protein MTTPDPQPDPQGTGAAPVERAGADGGGPALVLGPQWQPGPDGVLTRDAARVILLDEDDRVLLVRGHDVDAPDRSWWFTVGGGIDAGEDARSAAVREVREETGIVLDPGELVGPVYTRSALFDFAARTCRQHEDLFLARVRSTDLALTRDGWTDVERDVIDELRWWDLDELARVEIEVFPAGLADLVRDVLVWDGAPRHLGLMRE